ATATTCGGAGGCAGAGTGAATACGACCCAGAATAACTCGAATTCAGACATGTAATCCATAGCTTTAACCGGTTGGTTCCCACTTACCATAAGATCAATCTCATTCCCAATTCTTTCTCTGCTGATTCTATCAGCAACGGCTGATTTCACATCGGTATCTGCAGCGGCAACCTTGAGATCTTTGACCATTTCAAAGTCAAACACGGTACTAAAACGAATCGCTCTAAGAACCCTCAAAGGATCATCTAAAAATGTTACTTTAGGAGGTAAAGGCGTCGCAATCTTTCCAGATTTCAGATCATCAAGTCCTCTACCTGTGAAATCTTCAACCGAGCGTGTATTAATATTGTAAAACAAGCTATTAATGGTCAAATCCCTTCTATACGCATCCTGTTCCGCAGAACCAAATTCCACTGTTGAATTTCCGCTGTTTTCAGCGTAATCTTCTGATCTCAAGTTCACGAAATCAACCCACACATCAAAAAGACGCATTCTTGCGGTTTCCAAATGCTTCGATTGATCCGGTTTGCTGTGTATAACACCAATCCCTTGCGGTTTTCCACCCGTGGATACTAAATAACCATTTACCTTTTCGCAAAACTCTGTACCCAACATATTATCAAGAGCAATATCGATATCGTAACATTCTTTTCCTAGAAGCTTGTCTCTGACCCACCCACCAGCAACCCGAAGTTGCGTTTCAAGACTATAATGGCAAACAACCTGAAGCAATTGATCGAATAGTTGCTTCTCTGTATCGGTTAAACTGATACTTTCAGTCACCACAACACTCCAAGGAGAAGATAAGTTCCCCTTGGCCTTTGATAGTACTCCGCGGCAACACCTGTGAGTTGTTGAAAAGAGGAATCTAGGGTTTCTAAAACTGACAGTGGTTTTGAAAGATGTAATAAAGGTCCTCCCAATTGTTAAAGAAGATCCACACAACCACCCTGCTTTAGCCATAACCATGGAATTGTATATAATAACTACAGAACATACATTTGACACATAGTTTTTGAACTAAATGTATGTTAAACTAAGTGAATACAACAACACATAAACCCTAggtatgataaacaattgctagCACTGTGATAAGAGACTAAAAAAGGATAAACACATTTGGGGAAGAATCTATCCAGTTCAATTTACGATTTTTGTAATCAAAGACTACTGCATAACAAACCCTAACAGTGCATGAAAAAGGAAGTTGAATTGATGAGATAGTTTAAAGTCAGAACCAATCAACGGGCGTTTGGCAACTAATAAaagatctgaaccattaaatgctgAATCAGTAAAagaaggtctgaaccattaagagccagtataatgcttaacagTTTAGAGACAAAtgtttgaccaattcagattagaggtcttaaccattcagacttagtataatgcttaacaattcaaaggcaaatgtctgaaccattcagacatctgctcgcgaaacaaacagtctgaaccattaagtgttgaaccagtaaaaggtctgaaccattaagaggtaaacaaacactCCCCAAGTATCATTAATTACATGTATATTATGATTGAAAATGGAACCTAGTAGATTAACGGCTAACTTGCAAGGCTAAATCTATCCAGACGCCCCCGAATCTAATTTAACACCTAGTCGTTGCGTATAGGCTGTGTATCAGTCTATACACGGCTGCCTCAAAAAAATAGAGACAACACATGTGAATCGGCGGGACCATACTGCCTATACGCGACACATGTTTTATTTTCTTCAAACTTGGGAAGGTTTttgttatttcttttttttttttgcgctaTATGCCTTGCATTGAACACAAGGTTGGAAAAGTCGCTAGTCAGCCGGTGAGGTGGGGACTAAAGACTACTCGAGATTACTcggatcgggttttttatatgtaattttaagttttatgtatacatatacacatttttataggtaaatatttgAAGTAGCTAGGTTTTAACTCTTACTTAACTCATTTTTTAAGTATAtaagattaattgttggaattcacatGGTTTGGTTGGACATTGGCCAgaatttagaggttttggccggaatatatACGTTTTTTTGCCGGAATCTAGCCGGAATCGCCGATTTTTGGCTGGTCGACTAggcccgactagcgattaatggaccgattaacgaaaaattactcagttactggccgactagcgattaatcgccgactagtcgcgatttttacaacaccGATTGAACATGAggcatatatatattttttacttatttcttttttaaaatatttattattttaataagatttttacggaaagtgtgtttttcctagaaagtctaggaagcgatttgggccatccaatgggtgtgtttaacggttgagat
Above is a window of Helianthus annuus cultivar XRQ/B chromosome 14, HanXRQr2.0-SUNRISE, whole genome shotgun sequence DNA encoding:
- the LOC110903945 gene encoding tRNA nucleotidyltransferase cca2, producing the protein MVMAKAGWLCGSSLTIGRTFITSFKTTVSFRNPRFLFSTTHRCCRGVLSKAKGNLSSPWSVVVTESISLTDTEKQLFDQLLQVVCHYSLETQLRVAGGWVRDKLLGKECYDIDIALDNMLGTEFCEKVNGYLVSTGGKPQGIGVIHSKPDQSKHLETARMRLFDVWVDFVNLRSEDYAENSGNSTVEFGSAEQDAYRRDLTINSLFYNINTRSVEDFTGRGLDDLKSGKIATPLPPKVTFLDDPLRVLRAIRFSTVFDFEMVKDLKVAAADTDVKSAVADRISRERIGNEIDLMVSGNQPVKAMDYMSEFELFWVVFTLPPNIKHEIKEHETICVNYINAAWRLMNALGGCSFSDEQRRLYLYAALFLPLRKTVHGENKRKIISTVNHIFKNSLKRKASDAKNVIKLHNAAEKFLSLIPHMISSEDMKPVEVDWNSNMIEVPDPLRLRVLPGLILREIKDFWRAALMLTVLIDEDYTDESSVDKVGMFKKVEEEILKLGLEKVWEVEPLISGRDMMTLLELKNGGPIVSEWQQKLIQWQLAYPTGNVQECIDWMIHS